In Penaeus chinensis breed Huanghai No. 1 chromosome 2, ASM1920278v2, whole genome shotgun sequence, the following proteins share a genomic window:
- the LOC125037049 gene encoding retinitis pigmentosa 1-like 1 protein, with amino-acid sequence MRLIVVAVVCALGMARPKVPSKSQLIYVPEYQPESEKEAPEAPPRQEYERTPAPLPQQHQQEALPPSPSKPVREFVPILKDLRASPERGVYNMAIETGNGIKVLQQVAGNHEGSTTKGAYYFTHPDGTVHKVTYVADENGFRPSSDLLPVAPKNPHPIPPHALAQIEKARIEDELRQIESENQYEAREQEYEEYVAPEEGRFEEQYEVQGTPQTLEVQDEFEYEEAAEHQYAGEASENFPVQYDPEAAGQGPQETLYYPVLPQEQEHFPEHVPAAVPSAQPQEQEVIQINDVPIYIPEEYRDAHEDVPFATHLVPTHEEEVAGTPFEGAVEEYLQPREASEGIPLGPLEPEALGYEPLQAALHAQAESEPEAQPEPQPEPEPEPEPLAEERSADEGEEEEGYDIPHQAASTLMAAVSAAQPHAQ; translated from the exons ATGAGGCTG ATCGTGGTGGCCGTGGTGTGCGCCCTGGGTATGGCTCGGCCGAAGGTGCCCAGCAAATCGCAGCTGATCTACGTGCCCGAGTACCAGccggagagcgagaaggaggcgCCCGAGGCCCCGCCCCGCCAAGAGTACGAGAGGACGCCGGCGCCCCTTCCTCAGCAGCACCAGCAGGAAGCGCTGCCTCCTTCGCCCTCCAAGCCCGTCCGCGAGTTCGTGCCCATCCTGAAGGACCTGAGGGCGTCCCCTGAGCGAGGCGTCTACAACATGGCCATCGAGACGGGCAACGGCATCAAGGTGCTGCAGCAGGTGGCGGGGAACCACGAGGGATCCACGACCAAGGGCGCCTACTA CTTCACCCACCCCGACGGCACGGTGCACAAGGTGACGTACGTGGCCGACGAGAATGGCTTCCGCCCCTCGTCGGACCTCCTCCCAGTGGCCCCCAAGaaccctcaccccatccccccccacgccCTCGCCCAGATCGAGAAGGCGCGGATCGAGGACGAGCTCAGGCAGATCGAGAGCGAGAATCAGTATGAGGCTCGAGAGCAAGAGTATGAGGAGTATGTTGCGCCGGAGGAGGGTCGCTTCGAGGAGCAGTACGAGGTACAGGGGACGCCGCAGACCCTCGAAGTCCAAGATGAGTTTGAGTACGAGGag GCCGCGGAGCACCAGTACGCCGGCGAGGCTTCGGAGAACTTCCCCGTGCAGTACGACCCCGAGGCGGCCGGCCAGGGGCCTCAGGAGACCCTGTATTACCCAGTCCTTCCTCAGGAACAGGAGCACTTCCCCGAGCATGTCCCCGCGGCCGTGCCCTCCGCTCAGCCGCAGGAGCAGGAGGTCATTCAGATCAACGACGTCCCCATCTACATCCCCGAGGAGTACCGCGACGCCCACGAGGACGTGCCCTTCGCCACCCACCTCGTCCCGACGCACGAGGAGGAGGTCGCCGGCACCCCGTTCGAAGGGGCGGTCGAGGAGTACCTGCAGCCCCGGGAAGCATCAGAGGGCATCCCTCTAGGCCCACTGGAACCCGAGGCCCTCGGATATGAACCTCTCCAAGCCGCCCTTCACGCCCAGGCCGAGTCGGAGCCCGAAGCGCAGCCTGAGCCCCAGCCCGAACCTGAACCTGAGCCTGAACCCCTCGCGGAAGAGCGCAGCGCtgacgaaggcgaagaagaggaagggtacGACATTCCCCACCAGGCGGCCTCCACTCTGATGGCTGCCGTCAGCGCCGCTCAGCCTCATGCCCAGTAG